From a region of the Bacteroidota bacterium genome:
- a CDS encoding helix-turn-helix transcriptional regulator, whose product MTSFGYFIKKEREKRGWTQTDLGAKLGINMTKISRIENNKDLFTRSKLEKLAELFDTDITLMKELFFGDKFAKEAYINGCSEKTFIVAENTVKYLQGVNAKQGKLDL is encoded by the coding sequence ATGACAAGTTTTGGATATTTTATAAAAAAAGAAAGAGAAAAAAGAGGATGGACTCAAACAGATTTAGGAGCAAAGTTAGGAATTAATATGACTAAAATTAGTCGGATTGAGAATAATAAAGACCTTTTTACTCGGTCTAAATTGGAGAAACTTGCAGAATTATTTGATACTGACATAACTCTGATGAAAGAATTGTTTTTCGGAGATAAATTTGCGAAAGAAGCTTACATAAATGGATGTTCTGAAAAGACTTTTATTGTTGCAGAGAATACTGTCAAATATTTACAAGGTGTTAATGCCAAACAAGGTAAATTAGATTTATAG
- a CDS encoding TfoX/Sxy family protein, with protein MAYDELLAGRLKLALDKKGTDYTEKKMFGGVAYMVDDKMCVGIVNNNIMARIDPEIQEQALKKPGCKVMDFTNRPMKGFVYIDENGYEKDNDLDYWVGLALEFNPKAKVGKKKK; from the coding sequence ATGGCATATGATGAACTATTGGCTGGAAGACTAAAACTGGCTCTCGATAAAAAAGGAACTGATTACACAGAAAAGAAAATGTTTGGAGGTGTGGCTTACATGGTTGATGACAAAATGTGTGTTGGCATTGTTAACAACAATATTATGGCACGTATTGATCCTGAAATACAAGAGCAAGCATTAAAAAAGCCAGGATGTAAGGTGATGGATTTTACGAATCGTCCGATGAAAGGTTTTGTCTATATTGATGAGAATGGATATGAAAAAGACAATGACTTGGACTACTGGGTTGGGTTAGCACTTGAATTTAATCCGAAAGCAAAGGTAGGCAAGAAAAAGAAGTGA
- a CDS encoding energy transducer TonB has translation MHSKLYFLTILLLLFLVQLTFSQTIDSSKTKKEVPDIETNIIEDFDIEVINIPIPEDELNRDDAIYYVVEDQPEFVGGMDSIQSFISKNLIYPQLEKENGIQGLVVVNFIVEKDGSISNAKIIKSLTPGFDAEVLRLVKLMPAWKPGKQRGVTQRVFINYPIRFSLD, from the coding sequence ATGCATTCAAAACTGTATTTTCTGACCATTTTACTTTTGCTTTTTCTGGTGCAGTTAACTTTTTCCCAAACAATTGACAGCAGCAAAACCAAAAAAGAAGTTCCTGATATAGAAACCAATATCATCGAAGACTTTGATATCGAAGTCATAAATATCCCTATTCCTGAAGATGAATTGAACAGAGATGATGCTATATATTATGTAGTTGAAGATCAGCCTGAGTTTGTTGGTGGGATGGATTCAATACAAAGTTTCATTAGTAAAAATCTAATCTATCCTCAACTTGAAAAAGAGAATGGAATTCAAGGCTTAGTCGTAGTGAATTTTATTGTCGAGAAAGATGGAAGCATTTCAAATGCCAAAATTATTAAAAGTTTAACCCCTGGTTTTGATGCTGAAGTGCTCAGATTAGTGAAATTGATGCCTGCTTGGAAGCCCGGAAAACAAAGAGGTGTTACACAACGAGTTTTTATAAATTATCCGATTCGATTTTCACTAGATTAA
- a CDS encoding N-6 DNA methylase: MAKIRKNEAQLDIELFNYIASNKTFSKKWTTKKSENNYVQEVLDTSSKKNTGQRGEPDLIYISEAKRILILVENKDSIKDHASKRGDNPIGYAVDGVKHYLSFFLSSSLLNKKATLKDYFANWSIVGIATSGDINDEYNHLISTYIIFDDEIKNIETNELLNEDDYLAFFENIDIESISKNISISSGEINRMLRTLDSQKRPILLSALMICLYDRDNVVNDFKRSYSNWAAQTIIRNIPNIILDILTAEGIDNDKISVLINELAFINTDHDLLSSDILKDILKELEDNVIPLFNKKTNYDIIGKFYEEFLRYAGIANVKKGIVLTPSHITKLFTELIDIKTNDVVFDSCCGTGTFLISGMNKLISEIEDSNIANKQAKIKTLKENQLIGFEKSTTMYSLAISNMLFRGDGKSRIYNIDSFTGYAKTVLSELKKEGIFPSIGFINPPYGGRDTKENPTKKEIQFLESLLDNVSRYGIIIAPLSTYFKEDVIRKRILSKHSLKYVINTPSELFQPNASTHTAIAIFETNSPHNNKEVVFFNMDDDGFVLSKNRGRTDVLNKWNAIKKDLLKKLQNPVKYQDNYKLLKTKISSKDEWIIQAHSKTDYSHVSKNSFIISIKQHLIFSLKFKFDLLNKEIDEISLLEILVDSINKEPVSKTSNFDLDITKWKEYSFPEVFKFNRGKRLTTLDQISGDVAYVSSTKLNNGIDNYITPPEKMTVYNNCLTLNNSGSVGYVFYHTYDFVISDHCTVIYPNDKKIKLNQYLATFLKPIIESLKPKYNFAREISDSRLKKEKISLPADKNGNPDWEYMESFIKSLPYSASL, from the coding sequence ATGGCAAAGATTAGAAAAAATGAAGCACAATTAGATATTGAATTATTTAATTATATAGCTTCAAATAAAACTTTTAGTAAGAAGTGGACTACAAAGAAAAGTGAAAATAATTATGTTCAGGAAGTTCTTGATACATCAAGCAAGAAAAATACGGGACAGAGGGGAGAGCCTGATTTAATTTACATAAGTGAAGCAAAAAGGATTTTAATACTAGTTGAAAATAAGGATTCAATTAAAGACCATGCTTCGAAGAGGGGAGACAACCCTATTGGGTATGCTGTTGATGGGGTTAAGCATTATTTATCATTTTTCTTGTCTTCAAGTTTATTGAATAAAAAAGCTACTCTTAAAGATTATTTTGCAAATTGGTCAATTGTTGGCATTGCTACATCTGGCGATATTAATGATGAATATAATCATCTGATAAGCACTTACATAATTTTTGATGATGAAATTAAAAATATTGAAACTAATGAGTTACTCAATGAAGATGATTATCTAGCCTTCTTCGAGAATATTGATATTGAAAGTATTTCAAAAAACATATCTATTTCATCAGGAGAGATAAACAGAATGCTAAGAACATTGGATTCTCAGAAAAGACCAATTCTTTTGAGTGCTCTGATGATTTGTTTATACGATAGAGATAATGTTGTAAATGATTTTAAAAGGAGTTATAGCAATTGGGCTGCTCAAACGATAATACGAAACATACCTAATATTATTCTTGATATTTTAACTGCTGAAGGAATTGACAATGATAAAATCAGTGTGCTAATCAACGAATTGGCATTTATAAATACAGACCATGATTTGTTATCTTCTGATATTTTAAAGGATATTCTGAAAGAATTAGAAGATAATGTAATCCCATTATTTAATAAAAAAACAAATTACGATATAATTGGAAAATTCTATGAGGAATTTTTACGCTATGCAGGTATCGCCAATGTTAAAAAAGGCATAGTTTTAACACCAAGTCATATCACAAAACTATTTACTGAGCTTATTGATATAAAAACCAATGATGTGGTTTTTGATAGTTGTTGTGGTACTGGGACATTTTTAATTTCAGGGATGAATAAACTAATATCTGAAATCGAAGATTCTAATATTGCAAATAAGCAAGCGAAAATTAAAACTCTGAAAGAAAACCAGTTGATTGGCTTTGAGAAAAGTACTACAATGTATTCTCTTGCAATTTCGAATATGCTTTTCAGAGGTGATGGGAAATCACGAATTTACAATATAGATTCCTTCACTGGATATGCAAAAACAGTGCTTTCTGAGTTGAAAAAAGAGGGTATTTTCCCATCAATTGGATTCATAAATCCCCCATACGGAGGAAGAGACACCAAAGAAAATCCAACAAAAAAGGAAATACAATTCCTAGAAAGTTTATTAGATAATGTTAGTAGATATGGGATAATAATTGCTCCGCTGTCAACTTATTTCAAGGAGGATGTAATTAGAAAAAGAATTTTATCAAAGCATTCCTTAAAATATGTAATAAATACTCCTAGTGAACTTTTTCAGCCTAATGCTTCAACACATACTGCAATTGCGATTTTTGAAACTAATTCTCCACATAATAATAAAGAAGTTGTATTTTTCAATATGGATGATGATGGCTTTGTTTTATCTAAAAATAGAGGCAGGACAGATGTTCTAAATAAGTGGAATGCTATCAAAAAAGATTTATTGAAAAAATTACAAAATCCAGTCAAATACCAGGACAATTATAAATTATTAAAAACTAAAATTTCATCAAAAGATGAGTGGATAATACAAGCTCATTCTAAAACAGATTACTCTCATGTCTCGAAAAACTCATTTATTATAAGCATTAAACAACACTTGATTTTTTCTTTGAAATTTAAATTTGACCTATTAAATAAAGAAATAGATGAAATATCATTACTAGAAATTTTAGTTGATAGCATTAATAAAGAACCTGTTTCTAAAACATCAAATTTTGATTTAGATATAACTAAATGGAAAGAATATTCTTTTCCTGAAGTATTTAAATTTAATCGAGGAAAACGTCTTACGACTTTAGACCAAATATCTGGTGATGTTGCTTATGTATCATCTACTAAATTGAATAATGGGATTGACAATTATATAACACCTCCTGAGAAGATGACTGTATATAATAATTGTTTAACACTTAACAATAGTGGAAGTGTTGGCTATGTTTTTTATCATACTTATGACTTCGTAATTTCAGACCATTGCACTGTTATTTATCCAAATGACAAAAAGATTAAATTAAATCAGTATTTAGCAACATTTCTTAAACCTATTATAGAATCACTAAAGCCAAAATACAATTTTGCTCGAGAAATAAGCGATTCAAGACTAAAGAAAGAGAAAATCTCTTTGCCTGCTGACAAAAATGGTAACCCTGATTGGGAATATATGGAGAGTTTTATTAAATCTTTACCTTATTCAGCTTCATTATAA
- a CDS encoding T9SS type B sorting domain-containing protein — protein MLLIKKFVFLSVLSLLVCTLAAQKHTNQWYFGYQASLNFNSGTPQPQTNSAMNAWGGCSSIADSNGELLFYTNGSTVYDHSHNVMLNGNGLMGTSTYYNYGQSVIIVPRPGNPNVYYIFSISRNNSNYNDAIRYSTINTTLNSGKGSVIYRNSLLLEKTLDAKITATQHANGIDYWVIVHETNSNKFYSFLVSSAGVNSSPITSFTGRSVFFPYNYNWWNGNLKASPDGTKIASTYHHYYMYSSDSTACELYDFNNSTGKLSNAKELYLDNFNYYWYTSSAAIEFSPDGSKIYLTDHPSYWVAYQFDIYQFEVNAGTAQDINNTKEKVATSYKGNYWYWYSGAMQLASDGKIYINRYNSSYVAAINAPNQKGIGCCFEDSAVGLAGKNSYNGLPLFVTSWLYKRVFEFDDVCVNDSAHFTIVNESCLDSVYWNFDDPNSGVDSISTDFAPAHLFSSSGIYDVSLTTYRMGTENTTPYEINVFDNPEVSLFVDDTTQCYTDNHFVFSDSSTIASGTIINKYWDFGDGVSFNELISDTNHSYAFTDTFDVKLVATSNKGCKDSMIQAVFVNPEPNPGFSIDDSVHCLHGNMFEFTNTSTIAYGNLFYNWTYGDTGSSQLIDTSYRYYSHDTFLVTLIVNSEMNCADTFSKYTYVHPSPVAFFYANDSSQCLAQNEFIFDDSSTIYNDTLTYFWDFDDGTFANKADTSHIYIQDGSFDVKLVVGSSLGCADSMIQKMHVRPDPQPDFVINDSAQCYLGNLFAFSNTSSINTGSMTYYWDFGDNSTSTQKDPSHYYSTHDTFTVKLICISDYGCSDSISKTIIVHPMPISNFSINDSIQCLNENNFNFSNNSSISSGSLNFYWSLGNGYTTTTTSISNYSYLAENSYTVQLIATSANNCVDTIEKHLDVYPSPKSAYSIDNNKQCERWNRFNFTNQSSINSGSNSYIWDFGDLTNSFVINPTKVYSTDDTFSIMLLAISNLGCRDSVYQSAVVFPNPIAKFQINDSTQCFDGNNFIFYNNSNINSGSMTYFWDFGDSITSTLTTPSHTYLTADTFNVVLVANSDQNCFDTISKQTLIHVHPMPEASFNVADSMQCLSGNNFIFTNSSTLSSGILSYMWLFDDNDSSMIENPIHSYAAHDSFFVKMYAISDWDCRDSAYQMVITHPQPEVNFNTNDSSQCLSGNLFTFNDQSTIASGSLTSLNFYASNGISHSGSSFSQSFKIADTFQIKLLATSSLGCIDSIIKEVYVRPMPITDFSINDSSQCLTGNLLDFKDLTSISSGSITNWYWETGDTHTYSIQNPSHSYTYYDTFSAFLKATSGFNCSDSSIEIVYIHPMPVAKFGVLDEAQCLNENQFEFIDSSELVYGSIDKYTWYTGDSNLFSSQDLSHTYSYHDTFEVWHYIETAFGCMDSISSFVYVHPVPEALFAVNDSLQCLDGNTFEIINQSQIDWGQSTYFWTFGDNETDTLFEPVHTYLDHSSYIIKLLVTSSLNCKDSSAYPIVVHPMPVADFHFSQICLEQNTFFTDTSRIENPDVLSQWAWDFGTGDNSSSQHPTYMFTTSGTKSVTLLITTDKGCVDDTSRNVIVEEHVNNNYVIRATVTEDETILVEWTQVSVGVPMSYILQRSIDGVNFSNLITVDNQTFSYEDDQVDVHQLNYFYRIIVEDSCHYQSAYSNYGRNILLTVNDDEEFPILTWNAYEQWPMGVSEYVAEIYDDPSLEFEELGRVSEPNLEFEDSETEKDQENYCYRITAHSASNIDLISQSNIVCIPTTLYAFMPNAFSPNGDGVNDVFKVKAKNVMEYQISIFDRWGELVFTSDDFHKSWNGEFKGQLCPIGTYVFIMQANGSNGQNKSVKGTLQLIR, from the coding sequence ATGTTGCTGATTAAAAAATTTGTGTTTTTGAGTGTTCTCAGTCTATTAGTATGCACTTTAGCAGCACAAAAGCACACAAACCAATGGTATTTTGGATACCAGGCATCCTTAAATTTTAATAGCGGTACTCCCCAACCTCAAACCAATAGTGCTATGAATGCATGGGGAGGTTGTTCCAGTATAGCCGATTCGAATGGAGAATTATTGTTTTACACCAATGGCTCTACTGTTTATGATCATTCGCATAATGTGATGTTAAACGGAAATGGCTTAATGGGTACATCTACCTATTATAATTATGGACAATCAGTCATTATTGTTCCCCGACCCGGAAACCCTAATGTTTATTATATTTTTTCTATTAGTCGCAATAATTCTAATTACAATGATGCAATAAGATATTCAACTATAAATACCACACTGAACAGTGGAAAAGGAAGCGTTATTTATAGAAACTCATTATTGTTGGAAAAAACATTGGATGCTAAAATAACGGCAACTCAACATGCAAATGGTATTGATTATTGGGTCATAGTACATGAAACAAATTCAAATAAATTTTATTCTTTCTTGGTTTCCAGTGCAGGGGTTAATTCATCTCCAATAACTTCATTTACAGGACGATCAGTTTTTTTTCCATACAACTACAATTGGTGGAACGGGAATTTAAAAGCTTCACCTGATGGAACAAAAATAGCATCAACTTATCATCATTATTACATGTATAGTAGTGATTCTACAGCTTGTGAATTGTATGATTTCAATAATTCAACCGGAAAATTATCCAATGCAAAAGAACTCTATCTCGACAATTTCAACTATTATTGGTACACAAGCTCTGCAGCTATTGAATTTTCACCCGATGGATCAAAAATTTATTTAACAGATCATCCTAGTTATTGGGTTGCCTATCAATTTGATATTTACCAATTTGAAGTGAATGCAGGAACAGCGCAAGACATTAACAATACGAAAGAAAAGGTTGCAACTTCTTACAAAGGCAATTATTGGTATTGGTATTCTGGAGCCATGCAGCTGGCATCGGATGGAAAAATATACATCAACAGATATAACAGCTCCTATGTGGCTGCTATAAATGCACCCAATCAAAAAGGCATCGGATGCTGTTTTGAAGATTCTGCAGTGGGACTTGCAGGCAAAAATTCTTACAATGGTTTACCTCTATTTGTAACTTCTTGGCTCTACAAACGAGTTTTTGAATTTGACGATGTATGTGTCAATGATTCAGCTCATTTTACCATAGTGAATGAGAGTTGTCTTGATTCAGTTTATTGGAATTTTGATGATCCTAATTCAGGTGTTGATAGTATTTCAACTGATTTTGCACCAGCTCATTTGTTTAGTAGTTCAGGTATTTATGATGTTAGTCTGACTACCTATAGAATGGGCACTGAGAACACAACACCTTATGAAATAAATGTCTTTGATAATCCAGAAGTGAGTTTATTTGTGGACGACACAACACAATGTTATACTGATAATCATTTTGTTTTCTCAGACAGTTCAACAATTGCCTCTGGCACAATCATCAATAAATATTGGGATTTTGGAGATGGTGTCAGTTTTAATGAATTGATTTCCGATACCAACCATAGTTATGCCTTCACTGATACATTTGATGTGAAATTAGTGGCAACAAGCAATAAGGGTTGTAAAGATTCGATGATACAAGCGGTATTTGTCAATCCTGAACCCAATCCTGGTTTTAGCATTGACGACTCAGTGCATTGTTTGCATGGGAATATGTTTGAATTCACGAACACAAGCACTATTGCCTATGGAAATTTATTTTACAACTGGACATATGGAGATACTGGAAGTTCTCAGTTAATTGACACCAGTTATCGATATTATAGTCATGATACATTTTTGGTTACACTGATTGTTAATTCAGAAATGAATTGTGCCGATACTTTCTCAAAATACACTTATGTGCATCCGTCTCCGGTTGCTTTTTTCTATGCAAACGATAGCTCACAATGTTTAGCTCAAAATGAGTTTATTTTTGATGATAGTTCAACTATTTACAACGATACACTAACCTATTTTTGGGATTTTGATGATGGCACCTTTGCTAATAAAGCCGACACATCTCATATTTATATTCAAGATGGGAGTTTTGATGTAAAACTGGTCGTTGGATCAAGCTTGGGTTGTGCTGATTCTATGATACAAAAAATGCACGTTAGGCCTGATCCTCAACCTGATTTTGTTATCAATGATTCTGCTCAATGTTATCTAGGGAATTTGTTTGCTTTTAGCAATACCTCAAGTATCAATACAGGAAGTATGACTTATTATTGGGACTTTGGTGATAATAGCACTTCCACACAAAAAGATCCTTCACATTATTATTCCACACATGACACATTTACTGTAAAGTTGATTTGTATTTCTGATTATGGATGCAGCGATTCCATTTCAAAAACAATAATTGTGCATCCCATGCCAATTAGTAACTTTAGTATCAATGACAGCATTCAATGCCTGAATGAAAATAATTTCAACTTTAGCAATAATTCATCTATTAGCTCGGGCTCACTAAACTTTTATTGGTCTTTAGGAAATGGATATACGACCACAACTACATCTATTAGTAATTATAGCTATTTGGCTGAAAACAGCTATACAGTTCAATTAATTGCTACTTCAGCAAACAACTGTGTGGATACTATAGAAAAACACCTTGATGTTTATCCCTCTCCAAAATCAGCCTATAGCATCGACAATAATAAGCAATGTGAACGTTGGAATCGTTTTAATTTCACCAATCAATCCAGCATCAACTCTGGAAGTAATTCCTACATTTGGGATTTTGGCGATCTTACAAATTCATTTGTCATAAATCCAACTAAAGTATATAGCACTGACGACACTTTTTCGATTATGCTTCTGGCTATTTCCAATCTGGGATGTCGAGATTCTGTTTACCAATCAGCAGTAGTTTTTCCAAATCCAATTGCCAAATTTCAAATTAATGATAGCACACAGTGCTTTGATGGAAACAACTTCATTTTCTACAACAATTCGAACATCAATTCAGGAAGTATGACCTACTTTTGGGATTTTGGCGATAGTATTACATCTACCTTGACAACTCCAAGTCATACTTACTTAACAGCAGATACATTCAATGTAGTATTAGTGGCCAATTCAGATCAGAACTGTTTTGATACCATCAGCAAACAAACACTGATTCATGTTCATCCAATGCCGGAAGCATCTTTTAATGTTGCTGACAGCATGCAATGTTTGAGTGGGAATAATTTCATATTTACCAATTCATCTACGCTCAGTAGTGGTATTTTAAGTTATATGTGGTTATTTGATGATAACGATAGCTCAATGATCGAAAATCCAATCCATTCTTATGCAGCTCATGATAGTTTCTTTGTTAAAATGTATGCTATAAGCGATTGGGATTGCAGGGATTCTGCTTATCAAATGGTCATTACACATCCTCAACCAGAAGTTAATTTCAATACTAATGATAGCTCACAGTGTTTAAGCGGCAACTTATTTACATTCAATGATCAATCTACAATTGCTTCAGGAAGCTTGACCTCGCTGAATTTTTACGCTTCGAATGGAATTTCTCATAGTGGAAGCTCATTTAGTCAATCCTTCAAAATAGCCGACACATTCCAAATTAAACTTCTTGCCACTTCATCCTTAGGATGTATTGATTCCATCATAAAAGAAGTTTACGTGAGACCAATGCCTATTACTGACTTTTCCATCAATGATAGTTCTCAATGCCTTACAGGAAACCTGCTTGATTTTAAGGATTTAACTAGCATTTCATCAGGAAGCATTACCAATTGGTATTGGGAAACAGGCGATACACACACATATTCGATTCAAAACCCTAGTCATTCATACACTTACTACGACACATTTAGTGCATTTTTAAAAGCAACATCAGGGTTTAATTGTAGCGATTCCTCAATTGAAATAGTTTATATTCATCCTATGCCCGTTGCCAAATTTGGCGTTTTGGATGAGGCTCAATGTTTAAATGAAAATCAATTTGAGTTTATTGATAGTTCTGAGCTCGTGTACGGTTCAATTGATAAATATACTTGGTATACTGGTGATAGCAATCTATTTAGCAGTCAGGATTTGAGCCATACGTATAGCTATCACGACACTTTCGAAGTCTGGCATTATATTGAAACCGCCTTTGGATGTATGGATTCTATTTCTTCATTTGTTTATGTACATCCAGTTCCAGAAGCTTTATTTGCTGTTAATGATAGTCTTCAGTGTTTGGATGGAAATACATTTGAAATAATAAACCAAAGCCAAATTGATTGGGGTCAATCCACTTATTTCTGGACATTTGGAGATAATGAAACGGACACCCTATTTGAACCAGTTCATACTTATCTGGATCACAGTAGTTATATCATTAAACTTTTAGTTACTTCTTCCTTGAATTGTAAAGATTCATCTGCTTATCCTATTGTTGTGCATCCAATGCCTGTTGCCGATTTCCATTTCTCACAAATTTGTCTTGAACAAAATACTTTTTTCACGGATACATCAAGGATAGAAAATCCAGATGTGCTTAGTCAATGGGCTTGGGATTTTGGAACAGGCGACAATTCAAGTAGTCAACATCCAACTTATATGTTCACTACATCCGGAACAAAAAGTGTTACACTATTAATTACAACAGACAAAGGCTGTGTTGATGACACCAGCAGAAATGTTATCGTTGAAGAACATGTCAACAATAACTATGTTATACGTGCTACAGTAACAGAAGATGAAACTATTTTAGTTGAATGGACGCAAGTATCAGTTGGAGTTCCCATGAGCTATATTTTGCAGCGATCAATTGATGGAGTAAATTTCAGCAATCTAATTACGGTTGATAATCAAACTTTCAGTTATGAAGATGATCAGGTTGATGTTCATCAACTCAACTATTTCTATCGAATCATTGTTGAAGACAGTTGTCATTATCAAAGTGCATATTCCAATTATGGACGAAACATATTATTAACTGTTAACGATGATGAAGAGTTCCCCATTCTCACTTGGAATGCATATGAACAATGGCCTATGGGCGTATCAGAATATGTTGCAGAAATATATGATGATCCCAGCCTTGAATTTGAAGAGCTTGGTCGGGTATCAGAACCGAATCTTGAATTTGAGGATAGCGAAACAGAGAAAGATCAGGAAAATTATTGTTATCGTATTACCGCACATAGTGCCTCGAATATTGATCTAATCAGCCAATCGAATATTGTATGTATTCCCACAACACTTTATGCTTTTATGCCTAATGCGTTTAGCCCAAATGGAGATGGAGTAAATGATGTTTTTAAAGTGAAAGCCAAAAATGTGATGGAATACCAAATCAGTATTTTCGATCGATGGGGTGAGCTTGTTTTCACATCCGATGATTTCCATAAATCATGGAATGGTGAATTCAAAGGACAATTATGTCCTATTGGCACCTATGTGTTTATCATGCAAGCAAATGGCAGCAACGGACAGAATAAGAGCGTGAAAGGCACATTGCAATTGATACGATAA